One region of Coregonus clupeaformis isolate EN_2021a chromosome 31, ASM2061545v1, whole genome shotgun sequence genomic DNA includes:
- the rcvrnb gene encoding LOW QUALITY PROTEIN: recoverin b (The sequence of the model RefSeq protein was modified relative to this genomic sequence to represent the inferred CDS: inserted 1 base in 1 codon; substituted 1 base at 1 genomic stop codon), whose translation MGNSKSGSLSKXLKLNTKYSEEQLQWYQTFLKECPSGLISKQFEAFYANFFPDADPKAYAHHVLRSVDSNSDGTLDCKEYIVALHLTSSGKTKQKLEWAFSLYDVDHNGSITKNVIQEIVKSIFNMISKEDXRNLPDDENTPEKRADKIWDFVGKKENDKLTEGEFIQGVMDNKNILRLVQFDEPQNIQERIKEMKQ comes from the exons atgggcaACAGCAAAAGTGGCTCCTTGTCCA AGCTGAAACTGAACACCAAGTACAGTGAGGagcagctacagtg GTACCAGACCTTCCTGAAAGAGTGTCCCAGTGGGCTAATCAGCAAGCAGTTTGAGGCCTTCTATGCCAACTTCTTCCCCGACGCAGACCCCAAGGCCTACGCACACCATGTCTTAAGAAGCGTTGACTCCAACAG TGATGGGACACTGGACTGTAAGGAGTACATCGTCGCGCTGCACCTGACCTCCTCTGGGAAGACCAAACAGAAACTGGAATGGGCGTTCAGCTTGTACGACGTCGACCACAACGGATCAATCACCAAGAACGTGATCCAAGAGATTGTCAAG TCGATATTCAACATGATCTCCAAAGAGGACTAGAGGAATCTTCCTGATGATGAGAACACACCAGAGAAGAGAGCTGATAAAATCTGGGACTTCGTTGGCAAGAAAGAAAATG ATAAGCTAACAGAGGGGGAGTTTATCCAGGGAGTGATGGACAACAAGAACATCCTCAGACTGGTCCAGTTTGATGAGCCACAGAACATCCAGGAGAGAATAAAGGAGATGAAACAGTAG
- the pts gene encoding 6-pyruvoyl tetrahydrobiopterin synthase has translation MAQADTRNEVAERIGYITRVQNFSACHRLHSPTLSDEVNKRIFGKCNNPNGHGHNYKVEVTVRGKIDRHTGMVMNLTDLKQHIEEVIMIPLDHKNLDKDVPYFANVVSTTENVAVYIWDNMVKQLPANLLYEVKIHETDKNIVIYRGE, from the exons ATGGCACAAGCCGATACAAGAAACGAAGTAGCAGAGCGCATTGGATACATCACACGAGTCCAGAATTTTAGCGCGTGCCACCGATTGCACAG CCCGACATTGAGTGATGAGGTAAACAAGAGGATATTTGGGAAGTGTAACAATCCCAATGGCCATGGACACAACTACAAAG TAGAGGTGACAGTACGGGGAAAG ATCGATCGTCACACAGGCATGGTGATGAACCTTACAGATCTGAAGCAGCACATCGAG GAAGTCATCATGATTCCGTTGGACCATAAAAATCTGGATAAGGACGTCCCATACTTTGCCAATGTTGTCAG CACAACCGAAAACGTGGCTGTATATATCTGGGACAACATGGTCAAGCAGCTACCAGCCAATCTTCTCTACGAGGTCAAGATTCACGAGACTGACAAGAACATTGTTATTTATCGAGGAGAATAG